A region of the Meles meles chromosome 18, mMelMel3.1 paternal haplotype, whole genome shotgun sequence genome:
GCAGGGGGACTCCCCCACCTCGGTCACTCATCTGGGGGAGACGGACATGGCTTCAGTGCTCACGCCCCTGCCCTGACACCCCTGACCTCTTGGTCGTCCCCATTCACAAGGTCTCCTCTGAGCCCATCTCCTGGCAGGGGCGGAAGTCCCCATCCCACTGCTCTCCGGCCCCCAAATCAAGGGCCACATACTTTGATGGACAGATCTTCCTCACCCAAGGCCACCATGACCTTGATAGGTGGGAGGACAAGGCTGGACTCGTGGCTTTCCACAGTGGCACGCATGGCATtctgtggagggagaggcagaagagatGAGTGAGAGTGGCCTAGCCCTAACCATCCCCCAAGGCTGCAGAGGACCATCCCCGCCCCCTTACCTTGAAGAGTTCAAAAAGCATGTGGTAGAGGTGAGAGGGGACATAGACCATGTGAATTGGCTGTTCAGAGTTGAACGCTGCTGGGGAAAGTCAAGACCAAGGATCAGGAAATTGTCAAGAGGTCACCATTCAGCATTCATTGACGCAGCACCTAGCACCCAGCACTCAACCAATCACCCATTTATCCTCTAACCACCTGCCGGGCCATTCATCTAGCATTTGTTCACTCACCTGTCTATCCATACGGTATCCATCCATCACACGGCGTCTGTCCATCCAcccgttcatccatccatccaaccactgTATCCGTGCAACATCCACTAATTCCTCTAGCTACCCTTCCAGCGTCCATTCAACCATCCGACTATCCCTCAACTACGCATCTGTCCcaacatccatccatcccatcTACCCGTGAATTCAGAGTCCAGATTCAGCCTTCCACTCATCCACTGTTCATCTAGCCCCTTCATCCATTCAAAAAGTATCTATCCAGCCTACATCCAGTCTACTAGCATTCACCTGGACCCCAGAGGCCCTGAAGAGCTTTTTAAatcagtggggagaggggagggctgCCGCACACAGTTCTGACTCCAGCACTCTGCCTCTCGAGAATCGCTCTAGCCTCGAGAGCTTCTTGGTGTGAGGGGCTGAGGGTCTTCtcctggtgcctggcacagagctctgTCGGCGGCAGGAGCTCAATGACTGGGCAAGAATTAGCGAATGAAGGGGTCTCGGGCCCCATGCTGGGCAGCGGggcataaagatgaataaaattcaGCCCTATGCTCTTGGAAATTCAAGTCTAGACAAAGGCATGAGTGACTTTAACCTTGGGTGTTGTACCCAGAGCTACGTGCCGGGCCCTGCGCTTGACCCTAGGGATACTGAAGGAATGTGGCCTGTCTCTGTCCTTCTATCTCTGCCCCcaagttatttattcatttatttgaagagattttatttatttaacagagagaaagagagacagcaaaagcagggggaaagggagtagcagaccacccaccccccaccactgcccaaactgaacagggagcccaatgcggagctccatcccaggactccaggatcatgactcaagccaaaggcagatgcccaaccaactgagccacgtggGTGCCCCATGCCTCCAAGTCATTCAGACAGTGACAGTGCGTGACAGAGGTATACCCCAGGGGGCTGGGTGTCTTATCATGTTTTCTGGAAAGTCCAGGAAGGCTTTTCAGAGGACCTGGATTTGAACTGGGCCTTAAAGATGTGGGCAGTGTGACTTCCAGGGACCAAAGCCCTCAGGTTTGTGGCACACAGACCAAGGCGTGGCTGAGGAACaggttggggaggggaagggtagAGAAACTTCTAGATCCCtgaccctcctttcccctatgaacCTGGTTCCTCAGCAAGTCCTAACCTCTCTACCtccaaaatatttatcaaatctACCCCCTTCTTTCCATCTCTGCTGCCTTTCCGTCCCCTGGATTCCTGCAGTGACCTCCTAACTGGTCTTCCTGAGGTCTTGCCCAGCCCCTCCAACCTCTAAATATCTTTAGAACAAACATCAGACCCTGGCATCACCATGCTTCGAACCCTTCAATAGGCTTCCCTGCTGCACACATCCCAGCTCCGTCTGTGGTTCACGGGCCCTGCATGCCTTGGCCTCTGTCTCCAACCCCTCCCTGCCCATCTCCCAGTCCCACTCCCAGTCCTGCTGGTCCCTGACCATCCACCCCACCCAAAGTTAAGACCCCCATAGCCATCCTCTTGtatcccttcttcccctcctcttgcCACAGATATTCCCTCCCACAAAGTTCTAATGGGCTCCTGGCTGCCCAGCTAGAGACTGAATTCCCGGCCTCCCTGGCAGCTAGGCCTGGCCAGGAGACCTAGGGGAGTGACTGTCCAGCCCCTGGGTCCTGCCTTCTccatcctcttccccttctccagcTGGAACCGAGACATAACGGCGGGGAGCCGGCTTTCACTGTCCCACCCCAGGGGCTGCAAAGAGGGAAAACTCTTAATTACGCCACTGTCACCTGGATTCTGAAAAGGCACCCAAACCGACACCTTAGTAAATACACTGCTCCTCCCCATTGCTGTCACGTGACCTCATCTTTTCTCCTCCCTGTCACTTGTCATCATCTGAAATTAGCTTGTGGCTTATCTGCTCCCTGGCTAAtggcccccttccccagcctccccagcATCAAGAACATGACCTCCGTGAGAAGCGCGACCTTCTGCGGCATGTTTACTGCTTAATAATGTttacttgggggcgcctgggtggctcagtgggttagagccactgccttcagcttgggtcatgatcccacagtcctgggatggagccccgcatagggctctctgctcagcagggagcctgcttcctcctctctctctgcctgcctctctgcctgcttgtgatctctgtctgtcaaataaataaaataataataataataataatgtttactTAGCAAATATATTAGTAATAATACTGCTAATAATAAGTCAATAATAGCTCTGCTTCTGTCCCAACcagttctcttccttttttcccctccccccattctatGCCTGACTCCCCATCTCATCTTTCTCTCCAGAGTCcttagacagacagacagacagacacacacacacacagagcctccCTCACTCACTGTTGATCTCCTGGATCTCCAAGTCAGGCGAGGCCATGTAATACTTGTCACACAGGAGCTTGGCCATATCGTAGGCATCTGAGAGAAGGCAGTGGCCGTTCAGGGAATGGGATGGTCCACCCAGCAGGCAGTCCTCCTACCTTGCCCTGGCACGAGGCATCCCCAACATTAAACCCAAGCAGACGAGGCCCCCACCCACGGGGGAATGGCACATCCTCTGGCGAGGCAGCCAGAGGGGGTCTCTGGGGCTCCTCTGTGGGCCAGCATGGTGGAGACATCTTACCCTTGACCACCTCGGAGACATTGCAGTTTGGGTCGATGCTGCCAATGTGTTTGGGGTGGGCTGGGTTGGTGCTGCCGTCAAAAATCAGGGCTGCGGGCGAGAAGGCAGGGAGCTGTTGGTGGGGCTCCCCTCCTACCCACCACCCCCACTCCAGCCACCATGAAGCCAGGGAGGCACGCTCGGTCCCGAGCACCCTGGCCCCGCTCACTGTGCTGGTTGATGAGCATGCGGATGGAGATGCGGCTGAGGTAGAAGCGGTCCAGAAAGTACTGGATATTCTGGTTGGAGACCGGGTCATCGCCGTACGTGTCCTTGTACTCCAGCACGCCCTGTGCCATGGTGGGCACCACGTCATTGTGGCGGTTCCGGATGGTGACCAGGGCATCCGTGAACCTGCAGGGCATGGCGGCTTAGTCCCAACCTGGGGGTGGCCCCAGACTCTCCCCCACTTCTGACCTCCTCTCCATGGGTCTTCGTTCATAGGACCCCTCCCAACCTGACAGACACAGTGTCCTCCCCGCTGCTTCCCGAGCCTGCCCTGAGTGTCCCACCACCTGCCCGACGGCCAGGGGAGCCCCTCAGGGGCAGGAGGTTGGATCTCCCTAATCAGACCCAGGGCCATGGAGGCCAGGGGCTAATTCACCCTCAGACTAGATATCCTGGAGGACAGGGATCATTTCTCCCATCCTGCCCATTTCTCCCATCCCATTTGTGCCTCGGGGCTGTGACCCAGGGCCCCTcgcctgcccctgccctcctgaCCCCCCACTGGGGCCTTCACTCACTGGCTCAGCGTACGATGGTCCTCCGGGTCCTTATCTAGGAACACCATGATGTCCAGGAGGCTTTGGACATACCTGTGTGCATTGGAGGGGGCACCATTCAGCTCCAGGCCAAGCCCGGCTCCCTTCCCAACAGACTCAGCTGCCCCCGTGCctatcccaccccccaccatgggCAGTGGCACACAGAGCTGCCCCCGCACCTGCCTCACCCCTACCCACACAGAGCCGCCCTGCCCGATAGGCTACACCACACTTTTTCTCAGTTCATTTCATCTGCATGTGCGTCTCCCTGACAACACAGTAAGTTATGCAAGAACATCTCTCATTTGCCGGTCCCCCTCCTAGCACCTTTGCTGTGCAATCTAAGAATAGCAGTCTTCGGAGAGCACCAGGGATCATCCCGTCCCCGGGGTCTCACGGATTATTGGCCAAGAGAGAAGGCTGGGGCAAGTCGCTAAACCTCCTGGAGCCCCTTCACGGAAACTGATCCTCGCATTTGTCCCCCAGGGTTCCCGCTGCATCCTTGGGGCACGCCTGGCAGAGTGGCTGGCCCAGGGCACTTCACAAAGCGGGGGCTCAGTGAAGATTAGCGCCTACCGTTCTGGGCCCCTACTCAGGGGCCGTGCAGTCTGCCTAGGGAAGTGGATTTCAAACGGTGGGTGGGAAGGACACAGAAGTGGGGAAAGGCATGCCCAGCTCTGACTGTGGCGGGGGTGGTGGTGCAGAGCCCACGGAGAGCCAAGACAGTTCACTCCACTCCAAAGGCCCAGCAGGAGTGCAcgccacccccccaaccccccatctgCAGGCCTGGTTGGGAGGCCGATTTCCCCAGGACCTAGAAGAGCTGGGGAACCAGGGGAGTGCTGGGAAGCAGGGGACTGGCCTGTGTAAGGCTCGCCTGTGGCAGCAGACAGTGCCAACCTAGAGCTACTGTCCCCCTGCCCCTGTAAGCCAGGACCCCCACTGTTCCCCTGCTACCATGCCCAGCCCACAGGTTGTTCTGGGGATGGCCACACTCTGGCAGAAACATTTGCAGCCAGCAGGAGACAGGGGCTGCCAAGAGCCCTGGGACAGAGGGCTCTGTGGCCTAAGGGTCTCTCTAGAAAAGGGCCTTCGATGGTACATGCCTTCCTGTATACACAGTGCTTTGACCTTGGCAGGTCAGAAAGGTAGGAATTAGCCCCATTTCACAGGCTCCTCAACTGAGTCCCGAAGTAATCATCAGGCTGGGAGACAGTGTGGTGAAGACTCAGTCCCCCACACTCTTGTCACTGCCCCGCGCTGCTGCTCAGAATGCTCACCTCGGCATCCCTGAGGGCCCCTCTGCCCAGAGTACCTGTCCCCCTTCACTTCTCCCCCGCTGCTCTCACTTTGGACACTAGAGGAGAAGGTGGGGGGCTCTGGCTGGGGTGCTGCCTCTGCTGAGTCCCAGTCCTGGCTTGTCCTTCGGGGCTGTGTGGCCTGAGTAAGTCATGAAGCCTCTCTGGGCCTGAGTTTCCACCTCAAGAAAGTGGAAGGTTTTGTAGCTCCTTCCATCACTGCCATGCAGTGAGGGCCAAAGGTGATATTCAGCCCCATGCCTGCCACGCAGTGAGCACTCTCTGGATGTGTGCGCCCATTATGAATGGTGGTTTACACACCGGCCACTGCTGAGCATGTCCTTTGAGCCCCCACAGGGAATCCAAGACCCTCCTCCTGGTCATACTGGCTGTAGGCTCCAAGTCCTGCTCTGGACAGCCTTCATACTGTGGATGGCAGGAACGGGGCCATCCCAGCCTCAGtgctccctgcctgccctccccactcagcaggagaGACCAgcctccccccatccctgcagCCACAGCAGACAATCAGAGAGGCGCTCCAAAGGCAGGGCCTCAAGCTTCCTGGAGGGTAGGTGCCTGCTAGTGCCCGCCTGTGCCCAGAGTCTACCCagggtctcccctcccccagcagccttACGGAGCGTGGGGTATTCCCCTTTTTGTAGCTGGAAACTGGCTCAGAGAAAGCAGGTGATACGGCCCACAGTGAGGGGCGGTGCTAGGATTCAAACCCACGTCTGTCTGACTCCCGGCCCACAGTCATGGTCAACCGTTCACCATCCACACGGGTCCCAACAGCGCGGCTGCCGATGTGACGGTTGCCATCGGCCTCGGACAGCGCTCAGCTCCGTGCCTGCCAGCTGCCCTAGTCTGGCCTCCATGATGCCCTGTGCAGTGGGTGCTCCTGCTGCTCCCATTCTAGAGGAGGTGGTCTCCGTGCAGAGCCGGACTTCTCTCTCCCAGGCAATGTGCCTCCAaatccctgccctgcccctgcccccaagcCCAGGATCAAGCTTCAGGCTCCTGAGTCTGGGATGGTGAGGGGATCTGGGGAGAAAACCTGCAAGTATGTAAGGCTGgggtaggtagagagagggaggggagaaaaccAGCTGGAGAGTGGGGCTCAGAACCCCTTCCTaagagggggggtggggaagggctgcgggggcaggcagggacagaggggtGGGAGCTAGGAGGCCCTGCCCGCTGGGCCAGGAGTTGCAGGGGTGGGGACAGCGGGCTAGCTGCTGGCACTACCCCTCTGAGGCTGCTTAACGCGCCCTAGAGAACAGAAGCGGGGCCTGGTCACACGGCCAGGAAGTAGAGCAAAGGGCAGCAGGGTGGATGGACAATGGGCAGTGCCCGccggcaggcggggggagggctGCCAGCCTCGGGCCTCTGTCTCCTGGGCTATGACGCAGAGTGAGGACccctgtctgcctccctctcagCGCCGTTCCTTCCGGGGAGTAGTTCCACATGGGCTCTCGGCCGGAAGACGACAAGATGGGAAGGATCTTCCCAGAGGACGCTGGCCCTGGCCTGGAGCCCGCTGAGGCCTGGCACCCCAGATGTCACTCTCAGGCAAGATCTGGTCCTAAAGGGGGAGACACTGAGGAGGAACACGGGCTGCTGGGCTGCCCACCGCGCCGACCTGAAGGGAAAGAACTGGGCTTGGGCCTAGGAGGCCTGAAGCCTGGTGTAATGACAGATGTGGTGCTGACCTGCCCCCTCGGCTGGACAGCGCAGGCCCAGCAGGCAGTGGGGACCCAATGTAGCTGCCCCAGGAAAGGCCTGGGCCTGCCCACCTCAGCCCCAAATCAGGCCGCCCAGGCCTCCTGCTCCTAGGGCTTTCTAGCCTGCCCAGAGCCCTGGATTTGGGAGGCAGGGGGTAGACTgtgtggggaggtggagggggcgtGTGACCGGTAGcatgtgtaagtgtgtgtgcgtttgtgtgtgcACACCATGCACTAGCGCCCACAGCCGCGGCAGATAAGGAGTGTGAACAAGGCAGTGGCCATGTGAGGAGGGGGCGGTGGCAGACCTGTCCTGCGTCTGGAAGCTGCTTTCTGCGGGGGAGCTGAGTGCAGGCCCTGAGCCAGGCACACTTGGGTCCCCTGGCCGGCTGTGCCCCACAGAGGCTACTGAGCTGCTCCGGTCCCTGGCTCAAAAATGGGGTTCACGGCAGTACCACTCTGAAATCCTCAGTCTCGACTCCGGTTATGGAAGGAGAGGCCAAGGGGTTCAGTGAGAGTGGGACTCCAGCCCCGACTCCATGCCTGGCGCGGTGGCGGCCCCTGGGGCCACCGCCATGGCACTGGTTCTTCTCAAGGGCTGTGGTTCCCACAGGGTGGGGGTGCGGGTCTCCCGCAGGCTGGGTTTGCCCATGGGCGGGGGAGATCACGAGAGGCTGCTGGCCGCACTACCTCCAGCCCCTTTCCTCTCTACAGCCCCGGCAAGACCTCTGTGACAGGGAACTCCCTGTCATCTGATTCTACCCTGCGACTCTCACTTAACCCCCCACTTTCTAGAAGCATGCTCCTACTGCCCTCCTGAGACGGCCTTCTCGCCCTCTCCGTGCTCTCACATCCCAAGCCAGCAAGCACATTCCAGTGAACCCTACCCTCCCGAGGCCTCGCTCGGGGAGCTTGGCGATCTCTGATCCAGGTCACCGCCCCAGAACCCAGCACTCGACCTCTCTGCTCACAAGCGCAGCCGCCAGGTCACACAGCCTTAGGCGGGAGTCTCAGCTCTCCCCCCGGCTGCCTGAGTGATCTCCCACACATGtcctaacctctctgaacctcagtatGCTCagctatgaaatgggagaaacgACAAGGCCTCCCACAGAAGGCTGTCGGGAAGGCTAATTGAGGGAACGTGTGGACATGCCTAGAACAGTTCCTGACACATGGCAGGCCCTCCAGTTCTGTTTGCTTTCGTCACCACCATCGCTGTGAGGCCCAAACTGTCTCAGAGAATCTTGGCCACACACATCTGTGGCGAAGCTCGGGGACATGGCCTGTGTTGACAGAGTTCCGCACACTTTTGCATCGAACCGTGGCATCTGCCCTTAGAAACAGAGcagatccccattttacaggtgaggaagccaaggctcagggaggaggggtggggggaggtctgtCAAGGATTAAGGGTCCAGCAAGCAGCGAAGCCACACCTCTGAGGCGAGCATGCTGACCACGAGGCCAATGGCCACGGCTTCCTACTGCCTTCCAGGCACCTCCAAAACGGGCTCCCTCCGCACCAAGTCTGTCTGGTTGAAACAATTCGCCAGATTTATTTAAAACCAGGAATGCTCAACTCATTCTCAGTGACTCTTGCCTAGAACCTCTCTGCAGCTGAGCAACAACTCCATCAGCCTCCCCACTTCATATCACCACCACTACGAACAGCATTTATACCGGacttttctattttccaaaaGGAGCGTTCGCTCCTTACCCGTC
Encoded here:
- the PDK2 gene encoding pyruvate dehydrogenase kinase, isozyme 2 isoform X2, which gives rise to MRWIRALLKNASLAGAPKYIEHFSKFSPSPLSIKQFLDFGSSNACEKTSFTFLRQELPVRLANIMKEINLLPDRVLSTPSVQLVQSWYVQSLLDIMVFLDKDPEDHRTLSQFTDALVTIRNRHNDVVPTMAQGVLEYKDTYGDDPVSNQNIQYFLDRFYLSRISIRMLINQHTLIFDGSTNPAHPKHIGSIDPNCNVSEVVKDAYDMAKLLCDKYYMASPDLEIQEINTFNSEQPIHMVYVPSHLYHMLFELFKNAMRATVESHESSLVLPPIKVMVALGEEDLSIKMSDRGGGVPLRKIERLFSYMYSTAPTPQPGTGGTPLAGFGYGLPISRLYAKYFQGDLQLFSMEGFGTDAVIYLKALSTDSVERLPVYNKSAWRHYQTIQEAGDWCVPSTEPKNTSTYRVS
- the PDK2 gene encoding pyruvate dehydrogenase kinase, isozyme 2 isoform X3 is translated as MLGPRRCHGPGSSNACEKTSFTFLRQELPVRLANIMKEINLLPDRVLSTPSVQLVQSWYVQSLLDIMVFLDKDPEDHRTLSQFTDALVTIRNRHNDVVPTMAQGVLEYKDTYGDDPVSNQNIQYFLDRFYLSRISIRMLINQHTLIFDGSTNPAHPKHIGSIDPNCNVSEVVKDAYDMAKLLCDKYYMASPDLEIQEINTAFNSEQPIHMVYVPSHLYHMLFELFKNAMRATVESHESSLVLPPIKVMVALGEEDLSIKMSDRGGGVPLRKIERLFSYMYSTAPTPQPGTGGTPLAGFGYGLPISRLYAKYFQGDLQLFSMEGFGTDAVIYLKALSTDSVERLPVYNKSAWRHYQTIQEAGDWCVPSTEPKNTSTYRVS
- the PDK2 gene encoding pyruvate dehydrogenase kinase, isozyme 2 isoform X1, with amino-acid sequence MRWIRALLKNASLAGAPKYIEHFSKFSPSPLSIKQFLDFGSSNACEKTSFTFLRQELPVRLANIMKEINLLPDRVLSTPSVQLVQSWYVQSLLDIMVFLDKDPEDHRTLSQFTDALVTIRNRHNDVVPTMAQGVLEYKDTYGDDPVSNQNIQYFLDRFYLSRISIRMLINQHTLIFDGSTNPAHPKHIGSIDPNCNVSEVVKDAYDMAKLLCDKYYMASPDLEIQEINTAFNSEQPIHMVYVPSHLYHMLFELFKNAMRATVESHESSLVLPPIKVMVALGEEDLSIKMSDRGGGVPLRKIERLFSYMYSTAPTPQPGTGGTPLAGFGYGLPISRLYAKYFQGDLQLFSMEGFGTDAVIYLKALSTDSVERLPVYNKSAWRHYQTIQEAGDWCVPSTEPKNTSTYRVS